A stretch of the Fusobacterium varium genome encodes the following:
- a CDS encoding putative autotransporter: MRKNDIEKSLKRFLKRKVSYSLSLLIAFMITGGISLGAGITAEEIQETKSDLLTRIQTEREEIRRKIEENERLIKEYNSDFVELVRKGDFYSKPLFNSTQIFFTYQYLDNGKMKDRTDKEFAETIDAINKHYGTKSGRSLLRSTGNIGKDKIMAGNGVAVDTEVFRETIEVGANIKPIEPELPIINPSISVNVSAPIVNLGALPGTVSPTMPTMPTITAPIVSIPSTPTGVSVSVATPAAVDKITVTAPTVTTPTTPGDKNINVSAPATPTGFEPTTVTAPTAPTIPVIVPPTIPSFASNVVSSGNGTSNAVDQSNLSNGVIEMVAIKSGNFNLKRNNANVWTYSYSNYSGVNAWAVTSAAWDGNTAVAAGDPWSNGSRSNATSSGSQYGFQKLVGSTAQSTMLSNATFLYTRGMESSTANLGEFVHMDIHGAAAPAGQRAGLVIGTAGLSNQNAILAAYDDAGDNINWTYGTTKNTTAASSRYTWINSGKIVIEGGNTSLTNHYDHNSAGRKAIAMNTGEVIFQPYYDGTNYFQRYTSAFVMSLDGTGVHHIMYNGATGSIKTYTGTASIFLSGSSGSNRPLSIVNRGILEMYGENSAGIYLKTGSDNDLYFASQDFVFNTASNTITAGSYKPLKLFGDSSIGLYGAATAGSTIGNFAVDIGETGKGNQNFTTSTASGSTNGTNLVNYDINSSGSSTNIEKSFGIIANAAMNLTSHQIRIYDKTEDSVGVYPNADIALNIGGGEIALNGGNSNIGILINGKGSVTSTGNISLTNGIGNMAVYVKGASSGLAEAVTVNKITAANTEDSVVVYGESGAKITANELNVVSKVGANPTTVNGKDTGAAFASGTNTVITINRAATPGSANISITGSKLNDADRYVGFGVMATGGGVVNAKNNYIKVTNGSTAAASIGTNSNIDLSGGTVEFDGSGYAVYSDGVGKINLSNSKMILRGKATAFDVDMLAGTPPVTLDASSRIHVESNDVVVFNLKNATGLSTSGLEASITTALGTALGGANLSDLIVAGGGIDKYKIAAVDGGTIAIGNLDKTGTGIGGETQAQEDGNFYYNRFLGQRLVATATGSTISAVLNNTQAAKFNNQVVGLEMNSSKLATSNAEAGINLVNSTIIADRDGSGSGAIGAFINYGVVTVDGTSSIKVEKESNAANNQAVGIYAVNGSNVSNAGNIEVGGNQSIGILGMAYREDSSNMPIVNEFGSLAAGQGKANITNSKNITLDGTGTVGIYAYNNNSTGVKGDVLVTNTATGVITVGDSTVSNAAIGIYGDKATISNLGKVSVGDGGVAIYAKNGTEITNLGTLDLGADGVGVMLDGTSELTAATVTLTSNNTGTLGKTGIFYKGTGAETKTVVTSVDASALEKGTAVYTENMNIVSTGTLGVGKDGIGIYVKGSTANTGINQGTINLTALKTGAVGMYTKTANIINDAGTGVINVNDSTQIGMYAEGTNVKAINKGAINLNVDGTTGIYIKSGAVTELDAGNNIVFNGKSSVGVFAENSSVNFKDNLTLSSANENKNIYVYGKGATVGIDTGKTITVNGVAAPSTVGNKTVGIYLENAGTASTFNGTAGQLAVTNEAVGIYSKGNNTLNVNVTAAGEKTTGVFIDGTSTIAGTVTATGSPTAGAVGVYGSGGVVTVGAGGLALNTNSGKGTGMYLTDGASAAGGVITVNNTSGIKNIGVYYSKGTASGTVTNSSAISLIGSDSIGIYGADGITLINSANISSAAGQSDSIASYVGGGSQLTSNGTITLNDTAGGIGIYTEEGKGINSGAITLNGTAGSMVGMVSEAKASKTASAENTSTITAGNNLGMYIAGAGTSSGKNTGTITATGTGTGVYVDGSGNSFNGTGGTITSNAVGIYLKNTDTNKITAGTLNIASGGVGVFGENAKIDFAVNVAGTGAVGVAAKTNSVISGNVTTGQDSVGIYLLDDTVTFNGANITTGTNNLGTSVGILFDAGITGAYTMNNTSVNAKNGVGIYLGGAGMTLNHNGNVTTENGIGIYVPTGTTLATGTSTMNINGGTGVYVDGGTANLGTTGNLTFNFLAGGGIGVFNNGGTLNLGNNITVIGSGSLAATSNGSLNSTGNLNIGEGATGMLGTYDSAMTGPQSISNTGGTITAVSGGIGLAALKGTTNPGFPVTINNTGTINASGVSTTNTPSIGVYTDVANVVNTGNINVGSKGIGIYTNHNGVMTSVQNNNMTMTGTDGIGVYIKGATNGLVSNNINSTGSRNTGVVLEGVLSNINAGTINLNNESVGVMATSGTTSTINGTITVGESSATKSAIGVVANAGSNVTLTAATTITTGKGGIGVYAQGAGTTITVSNTANITVGADGIYMYSKDATLNFSGNITANNQIGIVADGGTINAMGASTITVQNGGIGAYVKGAAPAFGTTTIAVQAGNSSEYSMGVYYDGVAALGAAPIITQTGSYTIGMVLNNSTGTTAGGISIGGTGTTNQVGVMAKGNSNLTVAGSVSIVAGGDNNIGIYGENSQITVNNNITVAAPTSSDSLDPMKYSSVGVFMDKGLYAGTGNVSVGNNSIGIYGKDLNGGSITQTGTTMTVGDNGVGVYGTGTGNGTENINLTMTSGITLGSGNSIGVYAKNINSNVIGDISTGADTSIGVVSEGNGNITYTGDMTIGNKSVGIYKFDGTGTVTTSVGNWNIGNNGYGIFLKQSAEQKVTINNSADMSLGTASVGIFSNGKNEVNNTGNIIVGMTDLNGETHENVQKHLNSVGIYVTGGTTATSSGTITVNYDHSVGVYASGTGTNFTNTGTMNIDNGGVGIIVRDGAVAVNAVGANINLGGTLAACGATTVGMSAGMGSTIINNGTITVNQGVGMLVVTGATFENNGTIIVNNGIGIEGIGSTVNAGHIIVNGGSAVGSGGLSTANVGAVEIKPDGTIKINGNYTSIGGTLSTAGNIIVDGAYVDVTTGTPLFNANSVSGEVRLLPNFATTGNGISYEIEGFVNTAMGTITGTKLTPVTSPLFVAKVTDKGSLVIAKRPYADLVIGDQFDALHKGLDNILENSGGNGRDADILMGLNQYLEGLSGDEFERETSRTLAETRGDIYATIQGRMQDINRAFDNSFYELESSYNLTKDSSKYSVIYTDGNYKDSTLGIDDYDYKVMGLLYMKEKEGTEYGSKYGYTLGFAGSKFDFDDGGSKEDVYSLRVGAHRVKNLSDEHKVSWLSRIELGYNRHIAKRKLELDKTYENKGEYNTYSVAFDNRLTKVIYTDLSRQLDVYADLDLEYGKIDDFKESAGSKGGLEVQIKDNDYFSAQAGAGVKASQRIYAGNDISVKVTADVKYAYEFGDNYDGNKARLKNGGEGYYSLITPEEREGKLSGKVGLTIEKANHMGVTFEVEAADENHKKDSSIKYGVRFNYKF; this comes from the coding sequence ATGAGAAAAAATGACATTGAAAAATCTTTAAAGAGATTTTTGAAGAGAAAAGTCAGTTATTCTCTTTCGCTTTTGATAGCCTTCATGATAACAGGAGGAATATCTTTAGGTGCAGGAATAACAGCAGAGGAAATACAGGAAACTAAAAGCGATCTTTTAACTAGAATTCAGACAGAGCGCGAAGAAATAAGAAGAAAAATAGAAGAAAATGAAAGATTGATAAAAGAATACAACTCAGATTTTGTGGAACTTGTAAGGAAGGGAGATTTTTATTCTAAACCTTTATTCAACAGTACACAGATATTTTTCACTTACCAGTATTTAGATAATGGGAAAATGAAAGACAGAACAGATAAAGAGTTTGCAGAAACAATAGATGCGATAAATAAGCATTATGGAACAAAGAGCGGAAGAAGTCTGCTTAGATCTACAGGAAATATTGGAAAAGATAAAATAATGGCTGGAAATGGAGTAGCTGTTGATACTGAAGTATTTAGAGAAACAATTGAAGTAGGAGCAAATATCAAACCAATTGAACCTGAACTTCCAATAATCAATCCAAGTATTTCAGTAAATGTATCAGCACCTATAGTAAATTTAGGAGCATTGCCAGGGACAGTAAGTCCAACAATGCCAACAATGCCAACTATTACAGCACCCATAGTTTCAATACCATCAACACCAACTGGAGTGAGTGTATCTGTTGCAACTCCGGCAGCCGTTGATAAGATAACAGTAACAGCACCTACAGTAACAACACCAACAACACCAGGGGATAAAAATATAAATGTAAGTGCTCCAGCAACCCCAACTGGGTTTGAACCAACTACAGTAACAGCACCAACAGCACCAACTATACCAGTTATAGTACCACCAACTATTCCATCATTTGCTTCAAATGTTGTTTCAAGTGGAAATGGAACTTCAAATGCAGTTGATCAAAGCAACTTGAGCAATGGAGTTATAGAAATGGTTGCAATTAAAAGTGGAAATTTCAATTTAAAAAGAAATAATGCTAATGTTTGGACATATAGTTATAGTAATTATAGTGGAGTAAATGCATGGGCTGTAACAAGTGCTGCTTGGGATGGGAACACGGCTGTAGCTGCTGGAGATCCATGGTCGAATGGAAGCAGATCAAATGCAACTTCAAGTGGTTCTCAATATGGGTTTCAAAAATTAGTAGGAAGTACAGCCCAATCAACAATGTTAAGTAATGCTACATTTCTTTATACAAGAGGAATGGAAAGTTCTACAGCTAATCTAGGAGAATTTGTACATATGGATATTCATGGTGCTGCTGCTCCAGCAGGACAAAGGGCTGGATTGGTAATAGGAACTGCAGGACTTTCTAACCAGAATGCTATTCTAGCTGCCTATGATGATGCAGGAGATAATATTAACTGGACTTATGGAACAACAAAAAATACAACAGCAGCTTCTTCTAGATATACTTGGATAAATAGTGGAAAAATAGTCATTGAAGGTGGAAATACTTCTTTAACTAATCATTATGATCATAACTCTGCTGGACGAAAAGCTATAGCTATGAATACAGGTGAAGTTATTTTTCAACCATATTATGATGGAACTAATTATTTTCAAAGATATACATCTGCTTTTGTAATGTCTCTTGATGGAACTGGAGTTCATCATATAATGTATAATGGTGCAACAGGAAGCATAAAGACATATACTGGAACTGCTTCTATTTTCTTATCAGGTTCAAGTGGTTCTAATAGACCGTTGAGCATAGTAAATAGAGGAATTTTAGAAATGTATGGAGAGAATTCTGCAGGAATTTATTTAAAGACAGGTTCTGATAATGATCTTTATTTTGCTAGTCAAGATTTTGTATTTAATACTGCCAGCAATACTATAACAGCAGGAAGTTACAAGCCATTGAAATTATTTGGAGACAGTAGTATAGGGTTATATGGAGCAGCAACAGCAGGGTCTACAATTGGAAATTTTGCAGTTGATATTGGTGAAACAGGTAAAGGAAATCAAAATTTTACAACTTCAACAGCTTCAGGAAGTACTAATGGAACAAATTTAGTAAATTATGATATTAACTCTAGTGGATCAAGTACTAATATAGAAAAATCTTTTGGAATAATTGCCAATGCAGCTATGAATCTTACAAGCCATCAGATAAGAATATATGATAAAACAGAAGACAGTGTTGGAGTATATCCTAATGCTGATATTGCACTTAATATAGGTGGAGGGGAAATTGCTCTAAATGGTGGAAACAGTAATATTGGTATTTTGATTAATGGAAAGGGAAGTGTAACTTCTACAGGAAATATTTCGTTGACTAATGGAATAGGGAATATGGCAGTTTATGTAAAAGGGGCTTCTTCTGGATTGGCAGAAGCTGTAACTGTAAATAAAATAACAGCTGCAAATACTGAAGATTCAGTAGTTGTTTATGGAGAAAGTGGAGCTAAAATTACAGCAAATGAATTAAATGTAGTTTCAAAGGTAGGAGCAAATCCAACGACTGTAAATGGAAAAGATACAGGAGCTGCTTTTGCTTCAGGTACTAATACTGTGATTACAATCAATAGAGCAGCAACTCCAGGAAGTGCTAATATATCTATAACAGGGTCAAAATTGAATGATGCAGACAGATATGTTGGATTTGGTGTTATGGCAACAGGTGGTGGAGTTGTCAATGCTAAAAATAACTATATAAAAGTAACTAATGGATCAACAGCAGCAGCATCTATAGGAACAAACTCTAATATAGATTTGTCAGGAGGAACTGTAGAATTTGATGGTTCAGGATATGCTGTTTATTCAGATGGAGTAGGAAAAATAAATTTAAGTAATTCTAAAATGATTCTTAGAGGAAAAGCAACTGCATTTGATGTAGATATGCTGGCAGGAACACCACCTGTAACATTAGATGCAAGCTCAAGAATCCATGTAGAATCTAATGATGTTGTTGTCTTTAACCTGAAAAATGCAACAGGACTTAGCACAAGCGGATTGGAAGCTAGTATAACTACAGCATTGGGAACAGCTCTTGGGGGGGCCAATCTGTCAGACCTTATAGTTGCAGGTGGAGGTATTGATAAATATAAAATAGCTGCAGTTGATGGGGGAACAATTGCTATTGGTAATCTGGATAAAACTGGAACAGGTATAGGAGGAGAGACTCAGGCTCAAGAAGATGGAAACTTTTACTATAACAGATTTCTAGGGCAAAGACTTGTGGCAACTGCAACAGGAAGTACTATTTCTGCAGTTCTTAATAATACCCAGGCTGCTAAATTTAACAATCAAGTAGTTGGATTAGAGATGAACTCAAGTAAATTGGCTACTTCTAATGCAGAAGCAGGAATAAATTTGGTTAATTCAACTATTATAGCTGATAGAGATGGCAGTGGTTCAGGAGCAATAGGAGCTTTTATAAACTATGGGGTTGTGACAGTAGATGGAACAAGTTCAATAAAAGTTGAAAAAGAAAGTAATGCTGCAAATAATCAGGCAGTAGGTATTTATGCAGTAAATGGAAGTAATGTTTCTAATGCCGGAAATATTGAAGTAGGAGGAAACCAGTCTATAGGTATTCTAGGAATGGCATATAGAGAAGATTCTTCAAATATGCCAATAGTTAATGAATTTGGTTCATTAGCAGCAGGTCAGGGAAAAGCTAATATTACTAATAGTAAAAATATAACTCTTGATGGAACAGGAACAGTAGGTATTTATGCATATAATAATAACTCAACTGGAGTAAAAGGAGATGTACTTGTAACAAATACAGCAACAGGAGTAATAACTGTTGGAGACTCAACAGTTTCAAATGCCGCTATTGGTATCTATGGAGATAAAGCTACTATTTCAAACCTTGGAAAAGTATCTGTAGGAGATGGTGGAGTAGCTATCTATGCTAAAAATGGAACTGAGATTACAAATCTTGGAACTCTTGACCTTGGAGCAGATGGTGTTGGGGTAATGCTTGATGGAACATCAGAGCTTACAGCAGCTACTGTTACTCTTACATCAAATAATACTGGAACTCTTGGGAAAACTGGTATTTTCTATAAAGGTACAGGAGCAGAAACTAAAACTGTAGTAACATCTGTAGATGCTTCAGCTCTTGAGAAAGGAACAGCTGTATATACTGAAAATATGAATATTGTATCTACAGGAACTTTAGGAGTTGGAAAAGATGGAATTGGAATATATGTTAAAGGAAGTACAGCTAATACTGGAATAAATCAAGGTACAATTAATCTTACTGCATTAAAAACAGGTGCTGTTGGAATGTATACAAAAACAGCTAATATCATTAATGATGCTGGAACAGGAGTAATTAATGTCAATGACTCTACTCAGATAGGTATGTATGCAGAGGGAACTAATGTTAAAGCAATAAACAAAGGAGCAATTAATCTAAATGTAGATGGAACTACAGGAATATATATAAAATCTGGCGCTGTAACTGAACTTGATGCTGGTAATAATATAGTATTCAATGGAAAATCAAGTGTAGGTGTTTTTGCAGAAAACTCATCTGTCAATTTCAAAGATAATCTTACTCTTTCAAGTGCAAATGAAAATAAGAATATCTATGTTTATGGGAAAGGCGCTACTGTAGGAATTGATACAGGTAAAACAATAACTGTAAATGGTGTAGCTGCTCCATCAACAGTGGGAAATAAAACAGTTGGAATATATCTTGAAAATGCTGGTACTGCAAGTACATTTAATGGAACTGCAGGGCAGCTTGCTGTTACAAATGAAGCAGTAGGTATCTATTCTAAAGGTAATAATACTCTAAATGTAAATGTTACTGCTGCTGGGGAAAAAACTACAGGAGTATTCATAGATGGAACTTCTACAATAGCAGGAACTGTAACTGCTACAGGATCTCCAACTGCTGGAGCAGTAGGAGTATATGGCAGTGGTGGAGTTGTAACTGTAGGCGCAGGAGGACTTGCTCTTAATACAAACTCTGGAAAAGGAACAGGAATGTACCTTACAGATGGAGCTTCTGCGGCTGGAGGAGTAATAACTGTAAATAATACATCAGGTATTAAAAATATTGGAGTTTACTATAGTAAGGGAACTGCATCTGGAACTGTAACAAATAGTTCTGCTATTTCTCTTATTGGAAGCGACAGTATAGGAATATACGGAGCTGATGGAATAACTTTAATAAATAGTGCTAATATATCATCAGCAGCTGGACAAAGTGACAGTATAGCTTCATATGTAGGAGGAGGTTCACAGCTAACTTCAAATGGAACTATCACACTAAATGATACAGCTGGTGGAATTGGAATATATACAGAAGAAGGAAAAGGTATCAACTCTGGAGCTATAACATTAAATGGAACAGCAGGTTCGATGGTTGGAATGGTATCTGAAGCTAAAGCAAGTAAAACAGCTTCTGCAGAAAATACAAGTACAATCACAGCTGGAAATAATCTTGGAATGTATATAGCTGGTGCAGGAACAAGTTCAGGAAAAAATACAGGAACTATAACTGCTACAGGAACAGGAACTGGAGTATATGTAGATGGTTCAGGAAATAGTTTTAATGGAACTGGAGGAACTATTACATCAAATGCAGTTGGAATCTACTTAAAAAATACAGATACTAATAAAATCACAGCTGGAACTCTAAATATAGCTTCTGGTGGAGTTGGAGTATTTGGAGAAAATGCAAAAATAGATTTTGCAGTAAATGTTGCAGGAACAGGAGCAGTAGGAGTTGCAGCTAAAACTAACTCTGTAATATCTGGAAATGTAACAACAGGACAGGATTCAGTTGGAATATATCTTCTTGATGATACTGTTACATTTAATGGTGCTAATATAACAACTGGAACAAATAATCTAGGAACATCAGTAGGAATACTGTTTGATGCAGGAATAACTGGTGCATACACTATGAATAATACAAGTGTAAATGCTAAAAATGGAGTAGGTATATACCTAGGTGGAGCTGGAATGACTCTTAACCACAATGGAAATGTAACTACTGAAAATGGAATTGGAATATATGTTCCTACAGGAACTACTTTAGCTACTGGAACATCAACTATGAATATCAATGGTGGAACAGGAGTGTATGTAGATGGAGGAACTGCCAACCTTGGAACAACAGGAAACCTTACATTTAATTTCCTAGCTGGTGGAGGAATAGGAGTATTCAACAATGGTGGAACTCTTAATCTTGGAAACAACATAACTGTAATTGGTTCAGGATCACTTGCAGCGACTTCAAATGGAAGCCTTAACTCTACTGGAAACCTAAACATAGGAGAAGGCGCTACTGGAATGCTTGGAACATATGATTCAGCAATGACAGGACCTCAAAGTATATCAAATACAGGCGGAACAATAACAGCTGTATCTGGAGGAATAGGGCTTGCAGCACTAAAAGGAACAACTAATCCTGGATTCCCAGTAACAATAAATAATACAGGGACAATCAATGCATCTGGAGTATCAACTACAAACACTCCATCAATAGGAGTCTATACTGATGTAGCTAATGTAGTTAATACAGGAAATATTAATGTAGGAAGCAAAGGAATTGGAATATACACTAACCATAATGGAGTTATGACATCAGTGCAGAATAATAATATGACTATGACAGGTACAGATGGAATAGGAGTATATATTAAAGGTGCAACAAATGGACTTGTATCAAATAATATAAATTCAACAGGTTCAAGAAATACAGGGGTAGTTCTTGAAGGAGTACTGTCAAATATAAATGCAGGAACTATTAATTTAAATAATGAAAGTGTAGGAGTAATGGCAACATCAGGAACAACTTCTACAATAAATGGAACTATTACAGTTGGAGAGTCAAGCGCAACTAAGAGTGCAATAGGAGTAGTAGCAAATGCTGGTTCTAATGTAACTTTGACTGCAGCAACAACAATCACAACTGGAAAAGGTGGAATAGGAGTATATGCACAAGGAGCAGGAACAACAATTACAGTTTCAAATACAGCTAATATTACAGTTGGTGCAGATGGAATATATATGTATTCTAAAGATGCTACTTTGAATTTCAGTGGAAATATTACTGCTAACAATCAAATAGGAATAGTAGCTGATGGTGGAACTATTAATGCTATGGGAGCATCAACTATAACAGTTCAAAATGGCGGTATAGGAGCATATGTAAAAGGAGCTGCTCCAGCATTTGGAACAACAACAATAGCAGTACAGGCAGGAAATAGTTCTGAATATTCTATGGGAGTTTATTATGATGGAGTGGCAGCACTTGGGGCAGCTCCAATAATTACTCAAACAGGAAGTTATACTATTGGAATGGTGTTGAATAATTCAACAGGAACAACTGCTGGAGGAATTTCTATTGGAGGAACAGGAACAACAAATCAGGTAGGAGTAATGGCAAAAGGAAACTCTAATCTTACAGTAGCAGGATCTGTGTCTATTGTAGCAGGAGGAGATAATAATATTGGTATATATGGTGAAAATAGCCAGATTACAGTTAATAATAACATAACAGTTGCTGCACCAACTTCATCAGATTCATTAGACCCAATGAAATATTCTTCAGTGGGAGTATTCATGGATAAAGGGTTATATGCAGGAACAGGAAATGTTTCAGTTGGAAATAACAGTATTGGAATCTATGGAAAAGATTTAAATGGAGGATCAATTACCCAAACTGGAACTACAATGACTGTAGGAGATAATGGAGTTGGTGTATATGGAACTGGTACAGGCAATGGAACAGAAAATATCAATTTGACAATGACTTCTGGAATAACACTTGGAAGTGGAAATTCTATAGGAGTGTATGCAAAAAATATAAATTCAAATGTTATAGGAGATATATCTACTGGAGCAGATACAAGTATAGGGGTTGTAAGCGAAGGTAATGGGAATATAACATATACAGGTGATATGACTATTGGCAACAAGTCAGTGGGTATCTATAAATTTGATGGAACAGGAACTGTAACTACATCGGTAGGTAACTGGAATATAGGAAATAATGGATATGGAATATTTCTTAAACAATCAGCAGAACAAAAAGTTACAATCAATAATAGTGCTGATATGAGTTTAGGAACAGCATCAGTAGGAATATTCTCTAATGGAAAAAATGAAGTAAATAATACTGGAAATATAATAGTAGGAATGACAGATTTAAATGGAGAAACTCATGAGAATGTTCAAAAACATCTTAACTCAGTAGGTATATATGTTACTGGTGGAACAACAGCAACAAGTTCTGGAACTATCACAGTAAACTATGATCATTCAGTAGGAGTTTATGCAAGTGGAACAGGGACAAACTTCACAAATACTGGAACTATGAATATAGATAATGGTGGTGTTGGTATTATTGTAAGAGATGGAGCAGTAGCTGTAAATGCTGTAGGAGCTAACATTAATCTAGGAGGAACACTTGCAGCATGTGGAGCAACAACAGTAGGAATGTCAGCAGGAATGGGATCTACTATTATTAATAATGGAACTATTACAGTAAATCAAGGAGTAGGAATGCTCGTAGTAACTGGAGCAACATTTGAAAATAATGGAACTATTATAGTAAACAATGGAATAGGAATAGAAGGAATTGGAAGTACAGTAAATGCTGGACACATAATAGTAAATGGTGGTTCAGCTGTTGGATCAGGTGGTTTATCCACTGCTAATGTAGGAGCTGTAGAAATCAAACCAGATGGAACTATTAAAATTAATGGAAACTATACTTCAATTGGAGGAACTCTTTCTACTGCTGGAAATATAATAGTAGATGGAGCATATGTGGATGTGACAACTGGAACACCTTTATTTAATGCAAACAGTGTAAGCGGAGAAGTAAGACTGCTTCCAAACTTTGCAACAACAGGAAATGGAATTTCTTATGAAATAGAAGGTTTTGTAAATACAGCAATGGGAACAATAACAGGAACTAAACTTACTCCTGTAACATCTCCTTTATTTGTTGCAAAAGTAACAGACAAGGGAAGTCTTGTTATTGCTAAAAGACCATATGCTGATTTAGTAATAGGTGATCAATTTGATGCTCTGCATAAAGGATTGGATAATATTCTTGAAAATAGTGGTGGAAATGGAAGAGATGCTGATATTTTAATGGGATTAAACCAATACTTAGAAGGACTTTCAGGGGATGAATTCGAAAGGGAAACTTCCAGAACACTTGCAGAAACAAGAGGAGATATCTATGCAACTATTCAAGGAAGAATGCAGGATATCAACAGAGCTTTTGACAACTCTTTCTATGAACTGGAATCATCGTACAATCTGACTAAAGACAGCAGTAAATACAGTGTTATATATACTGATGGAAACTACAAGGATTCTACTTTAGGAATAGATGACTATGATTACAAAGTAATGGGACTTCTGTATATGAAAGAAAAAGAAGGAACAGAATACGGAAGTAAATATGGATATACATTAGGATTTGCCGGGTCTAAGTTTGACTTTGATGATGGTGGATCAAAAGAGGATGTATATTCATTAAGAGTAGGAGCACACAGAGTTAAAAATCTAAGTGATGAACATAAAGTATCATGGCTGTCAAGAATAGAGCTAGGATATAACAGACACATTGCTAAGAGAAAACTTGAACTGGATAAAACTTATGAAAATAAAGGAGAGTATAATACTTACTCTGTAGCATTTGACAACAGACTTACTAAAGTTATCTATACAGATCTTTCCAGACAATTGGATGTATATGCAGATTTAGATTTAGAATATGGAAAAATAGATGACTTTAAAGAAAGTGCTGGAAGCAAAGGCGGACTGGAAGTACAAATTAAAGATAATGACTACTTCAGCGCACAGGCAGGAGCAGGAGTGAAAGCATCACAAAGAATCTATGCAGGAAATGATATATCTGTAAAAGTAACAGCAGATGTAAAATATGCATATGAATTTGGAGATAACTATGATGGAAATAAAGCTAGACTTAAAAATGGAGGAGAGGGATACTACAGCTTAATCACTCCAGAAGAAAGAGAAGGTAAATTAAGTGGAAAAGTTGGACTTACAATAGAAAAAGCCAACCACATGGGAGTAACATTTGAAGTGGAAGCAGCAGATGAAAACCATAAAAAAGACTCATCAATTAAATATGGTGTAAGATTCAATTACAAATTCTAA